One window of Camelina sativa cultivar DH55 chromosome 4, Cs, whole genome shotgun sequence genomic DNA carries:
- the LOC104782525 gene encoding putative BTB/POZ domain-containing protein At2g40450, with protein MEKSSNKDGFLGGFRKLLTEQWQSDVQLKAGDSDEAEGATIPAHKLVLAARSEVFKRMLEPDGIKASPKVVETITLPEMKHEEVEALVDFIYSVDSSFSSASLKKHARSLYLAADKYDIPHLRDLCRTELISSLNSSNALSIFELAQIPFDFTLSNFAFNSIQTNLNVIADSDEFKLFVVNHPNLTVAIMKTSLRATTNNRFHCYYCGRAQW; from the exons aTGGAAAAATCGAGCAACAAAGATGGTTTCTTGGGTGGATTTAGGAAACTATTGACAGAACAGTGGCAATCCGATGTTCAGCTCAAGGCTGGAGACAGTGATGAGGCTGAGGGTGCTACTATCCCCGCCCACAAACTTGTTCTG GCAGCAAGGTCTGAGGTGTTTAAGAGGATGCTGGAACCAGACGGGATCAAGGCTTCGCCTAAGGTAGTAGAGACAATCACTCTCCCTGAGATGAAACATGAAGAAGTTGAGGCTTTAGTTGATTTCATCTACAGCGTTGACAGCTCTTTCTCTTCTGCCAGTCTCAAGAAACATGCTCGGTCACTCTATCTTGCAGCTGATAAATATGATATACCGCATCTACGGGACCTGTGCAGAACCGAGCTAATATCTTCTTTGAATTCATCAAACGCTCTTAGCATCTTTGAGCTCGCCCAAATCCCTTTTGACTTTACCCTCTCCAATTTTGCCTTCAATAGTATCCAAACCAATTTAAACGTGATTGCTGACTCTGATGAGTTCAAGTTGTTTGTCGTCAATCATCCAAATCTTACAGTGGCGATTATGAAGACTTCTCTTCGAGCCACTACTAACAATCGATTCCACTGTTATTATTGTGGTCGTGCACAATGGTAA